GCCTTTTGCCTTGCCATAACGACAATTTTCAACGCCAACCTACTTACTTCCTTTCTGGATGTGCCAATTCCTCTGGAGTGGGAACACCCACCTGATTAATTACTCCAATCATTTGATATAAACGCCCTAAATCTCGTTGATTAAAATTTAAAACTAACCGGGGTAAACTAGATGTTTCATCTTGTTCCTCCTGCGGTAATGCTTGGCTTTTAACAATTTTACCTGTCAGCAAAATATCACAAAAATGAGTATTAAGTAATTCCACTTGAGCATCGGATAAATCTTCTTTTAACCGGATCACCAACTGATCACCAACATAACGACTAGAGTGATAAATTCGGTAAAATCCAGTAATGGCATTACAAGCAACTTCAAGATTATCTGTAACAGTGTACAAACTCGGATCATCTGCACTAACAAGCCCTGTTTTTACCAATTTCTCATCAATATATTGACTCCAAGAACGCCAATAATCGCCTCCTGGTTGATCAATTAACACCAAAGGAACTGGACCAAATTTACCTGTTTGGCTCAATGTCATACATTCAAAAGCCTCATCTTGAGTGCCAAAACCACCAGGAAACAAAGCCACAGCATCACTTTCTTTCAGAAGAAATAACTTGCGAGTGAAAAAGTATTTAAAATTAATTAGTTTAGCATCACCTTCAATAATTGGGTTAGCTTGTTGCTCAAAAGGTAACTGAATATTTAAACCAAAGGAATTTTCCCTACCAGCACCTTCTTGACCAGCTTGCATAATCCCACCACCACCACCTGTCATAATCATAAATCCTAGCGCGGAAACAGCCCGACTAAATTGCAGAGCCATTTGATATGCTGGTGTATCTGGTGCTAGACGCGCTGAACCAAAAATAGTAATTTTCCGCACATGACGGTAGTTATAAAATAATTGGAAACCACATTCCATATCTGCTAAAGCGGCAGATAATATTTTCCAATCCAGACGTTCAATATCACTATCAGCAAGACGCAAAATTGTGGTGAGTGATTGCTGAATAAATTGCCGATGTTTTAGTGTCGGTAAACGGTCTATGAGTTCAGCAATATCTGCTTGGAGAGAATCTAATGAAGAAAAGGACGCTTCAGAAGTCA
The DNA window shown above is from Anabaena sp. WA102 and carries:
- a CDS encoding LOG family protein — translated: MTSEASFSSLDSLQADIAELIDRLPTLKHRQFIQQSLTTILRLADSDIERLDWKILSAALADMECGFQLFYNYRHVRKITIFGSARLAPDTPAYQMALQFSRAVSALGFMIMTGGGGGIMQAGQEGAGRENSFGLNIQLPFEQQANPIIEGDAKLINFKYFFTRKLFLLKESDAVALFPGGFGTQDEAFECMTLSQTGKFGPVPLVLIDQPGGDYWRSWSQYIDEKLVKTGLVSADDPSLYTVTDNLEVACNAITGFYRIYHSSRYVGDQLVIRLKEDLSDAQVELLNTHFCDILLTGKIVKSQALPQEEQDETSSLPRLVLNFNQRDLGRLYQMIGVINQVGVPTPEELAHPERK